A stretch of Myxococcus hansupus DNA encodes these proteins:
- a CDS encoding lamin tail domain-containing protein, protein MRDNAIPSRLVKSNWRRHAAALLLAVLAACGGEDLSQEAPGLDEAAVGQRQDALGDVRLRLLAANTSSGNGQDYDPGHGIRIFQGTDADVVMIQEFNYRSNSAADIRAFVDTAFGPQFHYYREGGAQIPNGIISRYPIIASGEWDDPYVSNRDFAWARIDVPGPKDLWAVSVHFLTTSSGNRNSEAISLVSRIRANIPEGDYLVIGGDLNTGSRTESAIGTLSQVVRTAAPHPVDKNGNGNTNAGRNRPYDYVLVDNDLYAHQTAVVIGGSSFANGLVVDTRVYTPLADIAPALSGDSGASGMQHMAVIKDFLIPGDGATGGPFVTVTSPNGGESWAAGSVRDITWESSGVTNVRVEYTLNGSTWTTLAASTAASAGSYAWTVPASASTTARVRVSNASNASLNDVSDAAFTITTAPVGTGKVVINEVLLNEPGSDVTGEFVELVNTGTAAVNLSGWTVSDATSVRHTFPSGTSLAAGGVIVVFGGAAGIPAGTPGAVAASTGTLHLGNSGDTVTVKSNTGTVVDSAVFSASLSGTDGVSANRNPDLGEGAPFVLHTTLSSLKASPGRRVSGASL, encoded by the coding sequence GTGCGAGACAACGCAATTCCATCAAGGCTCGTGAAGTCGAACTGGCGGCGTCATGCCGCCGCGCTGCTCCTGGCCGTCCTCGCGGCGTGTGGTGGCGAGGACCTGTCGCAGGAGGCCCCGGGGCTCGACGAGGCCGCGGTGGGGCAGCGGCAGGACGCGCTGGGGGACGTCCGGCTCCGGCTGCTGGCGGCCAACACGTCCAGCGGCAACGGGCAGGACTATGACCCGGGGCACGGCATCCGCATCTTCCAGGGCACGGACGCCGACGTGGTGATGATTCAGGAGTTCAACTACCGCTCGAACTCGGCGGCGGACATCCGGGCCTTCGTGGACACGGCGTTCGGTCCGCAGTTCCACTACTACCGGGAGGGCGGGGCGCAGATTCCCAACGGCATCATCAGCCGCTACCCCATCATCGCCTCGGGCGAGTGGGATGACCCGTACGTCTCCAACCGGGACTTCGCCTGGGCGCGCATCGACGTGCCGGGGCCCAAGGACCTCTGGGCGGTGAGCGTGCACTTCCTCACCACCAGCAGCGGCAACCGCAACTCGGAGGCCATCAGCCTGGTCAGCCGCATCCGCGCCAACATCCCCGAAGGCGACTACCTGGTGATTGGTGGCGACCTGAACACCGGCAGCCGCACCGAGTCCGCCATTGGTACGCTGTCCCAGGTGGTGCGCACCGCCGCGCCGCACCCGGTGGACAAGAACGGCAACGGCAACACCAACGCCGGCCGCAACCGCCCCTACGACTACGTGCTGGTGGACAACGACCTCTACGCGCACCAGACGGCCGTCGTCATTGGCGGCAGCTCCTTCGCCAACGGCCTGGTGGTGGACACGCGCGTGTACACGCCGCTGGCCGACATCGCTCCCGCGCTCTCTGGCGACAGTGGCGCCTCCGGCATGCAGCACATGGCCGTCATCAAGGACTTCCTCATCCCGGGCGACGGCGCCACCGGCGGTCCCTTCGTCACGGTGACCTCGCCCAACGGTGGCGAGAGCTGGGCCGCCGGCAGCGTGCGCGACATCACCTGGGAGTCCTCCGGCGTCACGAACGTGCGCGTGGAGTACACGCTGAACGGCAGCACCTGGACGACCCTGGCCGCCAGCACGGCCGCCTCCGCGGGCAGCTACGCTTGGACGGTGCCGGCCAGCGCCTCCACCACCGCGCGGGTGCGCGTCAGCAACGCGTCCAACGCCAGCCTCAACGACGTCAGCGACGCCGCCTTCACCATCACCACCGCGCCGGTTGGCACGGGCAAGGTCGTCATCAACGAGGTCCTCCTCAACGAGCCGGGCTCGGACGTCACGGGCGAGTTCGTGGAGCTGGTGAACACCGGCACCGCGGCGGTGAACCTGAGCGGGTGGACGGTGTCCGACGCGACCAGCGTCCGTCACACCTTCCCCAGCGGGACGTCGCTGGCGGCGGGCGGTGTCATCGTGGTGTTCGGCGGCGCGGCGGGCATTCCGGCCGGCACGCCGGGCGCGGTGGCCGCGTCCACGGGGACCCTGCACCTGGGCAACAGCGGCGACACCGTCACGGTGAAGTCGAACACGGGCACGGTGGTGGACTCCGCGGTGTTCTCCGCCAGCTTGAGTGGCACGGACGGCGTGTCCGCCAACCGCAACCCGGACCTGGGCGAGGGCGCCCCCTTCGTGCTGCACACCACCTTGTCCAGCCTGAAGGCCTCGCCGGGCCGGCGCGTCAGCGGCGCGTCGCTCTGA
- a CDS encoding AMP-binding protein, whose translation MSQAPVPSYAHGTSTTPLLGETIGLNLRRTVERHGDREALVVASQGYRATYRQLWALTSEVARGLMALGVEKGDRVGLWSPNRFEWVAIQYATARIGAILVNINPAYRTTELEYALNQSGAKVLVLSRGFRQTDYRSMVQEVRPRCPGLRQALVMEDDWQRLLEGARDVSEDALAAREASLQFDDAINIQYTSGTTGSPKGATLSHHNVLNNGFFIGEALRYGPEDRVCIPVPFYHCFGMVIGNLACTSHGATMVIPAEAFDPLLVLQTVQAERCTSLYGVPTMFIAELEHPRFDEFDLSTLRTGVMAGSPCPVEVMKQVQSRMHMREVTICYGMTETSPVSTQSALDEPLDKRVSTVGRVHPHLEVKIVDAGTGEVVPRGAPGELCTRGYSVMLGYWANPEATAAAVDAAGWMHTGDLAVMDAEGYVKVVGRIKDTIIRGGENISPREVEEFLHTHPGVSETQVIGVPSKKYGEEVMAWVRGKPGVTLTPDALTAFCTGRIASFKIPRYWKFVDAFPMTVTGKVQKFKMREASVVELGLEDAAAIKTA comes from the coding sequence ATGTCCCAAGCCCCGGTCCCTTCCTACGCTCACGGCACCAGCACCACCCCGCTGTTGGGGGAGACGATTGGCCTGAACCTCCGGCGGACCGTCGAGCGGCACGGCGACCGGGAAGCCCTGGTGGTGGCGTCCCAGGGGTACCGGGCCACGTACCGGCAGCTCTGGGCGCTCACGTCCGAGGTGGCGCGCGGCCTGATGGCGCTGGGCGTGGAGAAGGGGGACCGGGTGGGGCTCTGGTCCCCCAACCGCTTCGAGTGGGTGGCCATCCAGTACGCCACGGCGCGCATCGGGGCCATCCTGGTCAACATCAACCCGGCCTACCGGACCACGGAGCTGGAGTACGCGCTCAACCAGTCCGGCGCGAAGGTGCTCGTGCTGTCGCGGGGCTTTCGGCAGACGGACTACCGGAGCATGGTGCAAGAGGTCCGGCCGCGCTGTCCGGGTCTGCGCCAGGCGCTGGTGATGGAGGACGACTGGCAGCGGTTGCTCGAGGGGGCGAGGGATGTCTCCGAGGACGCGCTGGCCGCTCGCGAGGCGTCGCTGCAGTTCGATGACGCCATCAACATCCAATACACGTCGGGGACGACGGGCTCGCCGAAGGGCGCCACGCTGTCGCACCACAACGTGCTGAACAACGGGTTCTTCATTGGCGAGGCCCTGCGCTACGGGCCGGAGGACCGGGTGTGCATCCCTGTGCCCTTCTATCACTGCTTCGGCATGGTGATTGGCAACCTGGCCTGCACCAGTCACGGCGCCACCATGGTGATTCCGGCCGAGGCGTTCGACCCGCTGCTGGTGCTTCAAACGGTGCAGGCCGAGCGCTGCACGTCGCTGTACGGCGTGCCCACCATGTTCATCGCGGAGCTGGAGCACCCGCGCTTCGATGAGTTCGATTTGTCGACGCTGCGCACCGGCGTCATGGCGGGCTCGCCGTGCCCGGTGGAGGTGATGAAGCAGGTGCAGTCGCGCATGCACATGCGCGAGGTGACCATCTGCTACGGGATGACGGAGACGTCGCCGGTGTCCACGCAGAGCGCGCTCGATGAGCCGTTGGACAAGCGGGTGTCCACCGTGGGGCGCGTGCATCCGCACCTGGAGGTGAAGATCGTCGACGCGGGCACGGGCGAGGTGGTGCCCCGGGGCGCGCCGGGTGAGCTGTGTACGCGCGGGTACAGCGTGATGCTCGGGTACTGGGCCAACCCCGAGGCCACCGCCGCGGCCGTGGACGCCGCGGGGTGGATGCACACGGGGGACCTGGCGGTGATGGACGCGGAGGGCTACGTGAAGGTGGTGGGCCGCATCAAGGACACCATCATCCGGGGCGGCGAGAACATCTCCCCGCGTGAGGTCGAGGAGTTCCTCCACACGCACCCGGGCGTGAGCGAGACGCAGGTCATCGGCGTGCCGAGCAAGAAGTACGGCGAGGAGGTGATGGCCTGGGTGCGCGGGAAGCCCGGCGTGACGCTGACGCCCGATGCGCTGACGGCCTTCTGCACCGGGCGCATCGCGTCCTTCAAGATTCCCCGCTACTGGAAGTTCGTGGACGCGTTCCCGATGACGGTGACGGGCAAGGTGCAGAAGTTCAAGATGCGCGAGGCGTCCGTCGTGGAGCTGGGGCTCGAGGACGCCGCGGCGATCAAGACGGCCTGA
- a CDS encoding MFS transporter, protein MDGSGITAEPLVSARPGTARRMATGAVLLALVVSAFEGTVVTSAMPTITRELGGQHLYSWVFSAFLFASTVGVLISGKLADRLGRKPVFFAGMGLFLVGSALCGLAQSVPGLIAFRVLQGLGAGALQPTTLVISADLYTLRERAAVQGLFTGAWGAGNVVGPLIGGWLVMHASWRWVFLVNVPVGLFAAALLHFSYRDPPRRRDVQVDRWGPVLAGASAALLLFSLEPGAASLRWLCAVAAVGVGFVLVRHQRKAVSPLLPGALLKDPAVLSGIAGGMASGALLYSMAAWVPLWMTEQGGHTPLAAGLALLPMLLGWSVGSTFGVKLLVRGGMRLSAGVGFAVASVGAAWLALAAARGWGVPAALAGLAVLGMGLGPAASTSLLGPQSRAPWHHRGIVTSTVYATRLLGGSLMVAALALASGHFALQFAIAAGLTAIAALGLAWAAPGRAEASTGD, encoded by the coding sequence ATGGACGGAAGCGGCATCACAGCGGAGCCCCTGGTCAGCGCGCGTCCGGGCACGGCGCGGCGGATGGCGACGGGCGCGGTGCTGCTGGCCCTGGTGGTCAGCGCCTTCGAGGGCACTGTCGTCACGAGCGCCATGCCCACCATCACCCGGGAACTCGGAGGTCAGCACCTGTACTCGTGGGTGTTCTCCGCCTTCCTCTTCGCGTCCACCGTGGGCGTGCTCATCTCCGGCAAGCTCGCGGACCGGCTGGGGCGCAAGCCGGTGTTCTTCGCGGGCATGGGCTTGTTCCTGGTGGGCTCGGCGCTGTGCGGTCTGGCGCAGTCGGTGCCCGGGCTCATCGCCTTCCGCGTGCTCCAGGGCCTGGGCGCGGGCGCGTTGCAGCCCACGACGCTCGTCATCTCCGCCGACCTCTACACCCTGCGCGAGCGCGCCGCCGTTCAGGGCCTCTTCACCGGTGCCTGGGGCGCGGGCAACGTCGTGGGCCCGCTCATCGGCGGTTGGCTGGTGATGCACGCCTCCTGGCGCTGGGTGTTCCTGGTCAACGTCCCCGTGGGCCTGTTCGCCGCGGCGCTGCTGCACTTCTCGTATCGGGACCCGCCGCGCCGACGGGACGTCCAGGTGGACCGCTGGGGGCCGGTGCTCGCGGGCGCCTCCGCGGCGCTGTTGCTGTTCTCACTGGAGCCCGGGGCCGCCAGCCTCCGCTGGCTGTGCGCCGTGGCCGCAGTGGGCGTGGGCTTCGTGTTGGTGCGCCACCAGCGGAAGGCCGTGTCGCCGCTGCTACCGGGCGCGCTGCTCAAGGACCCCGCCGTGCTCAGCGGCATCGCGGGAGGCATGGCCAGCGGCGCGCTCCTGTACAGCATGGCCGCCTGGGTTCCGCTGTGGATGACGGAGCAGGGCGGACACACGCCCCTGGCGGCGGGGCTCGCGCTGCTGCCCATGCTGCTGGGCTGGTCCGTGGGCTCGACCTTCGGCGTGAAGCTGCTGGTGCGCGGAGGGATGCGGTTGAGCGCGGGCGTGGGGTTCGCCGTGGCGTCCGTGGGCGCCGCGTGGCTGGCGCTGGCGGCGGCTCGGGGCTGGGGTGTACCGGCGGCGCTCGCGGGGTTGGCCGTCCTGGGAATGGGGTTGGGGCCCGCCGCGAGCACGTCCCTGCTGGGGCCTCAATCGAGGGCGCCCTGGCATCATCGCGGCATCGTCACCAGCACCGTCTACGCCACGCGGTTGCTGGGAGGCTCGTTGATGGTCGCCGCGCTCGCGCTGGCGAGCGGCCACTTCGCCCTCCAGTTCGCCATCGCCGCTGGGCTCACGGCCATCGCGGCGCTCGGGCTGGCCTGGGCCGCCCCTGGGCGCGCGGAGGCATCCACGGGGGACTGA
- a CDS encoding TfoX/Sxy family protein, translating into MARMDSFVEYTLELLEKVGPVQARSMFGGWGVYLGGRMFGLIGGGQLFLKVDDVTKPDFQAAGCRPFVYDGGEKPVEMGYWTPPADASDDAYALLPWARRAVDAANRAALKKAAKKPRGKAAAKTSESQARTDAASLSSKQDETAATSARAMAASSNAASPAKRHTAATGSAQPIAVKPRVKGAASKQVTPAKPRASKQAPSAKPRTTAPASKEDPLAKPYAKAAPSKQTAPTKPRAKAAPSKQTAPTKPRAKAAPSKQTAPTKPRTKDVPSKQAAPAKPRAKAAPRKQAAPAKPRAKRATRVRPS; encoded by the coding sequence ATGGCCCGGATGGACAGCTTCGTTGAGTACACGCTGGAGCTGCTGGAGAAGGTCGGGCCGGTGCAGGCGCGCTCGATGTTCGGCGGCTGGGGCGTGTACCTGGGCGGCAGGATGTTCGGGCTCATCGGGGGCGGCCAGCTTTTCCTGAAGGTGGATGACGTCACGAAGCCGGACTTCCAGGCCGCCGGGTGCAGGCCTTTCGTCTACGACGGTGGCGAGAAGCCCGTGGAGATGGGTTACTGGACGCCGCCCGCGGACGCGTCAGATGACGCCTACGCACTGCTCCCATGGGCCCGGCGCGCCGTCGACGCGGCCAACCGTGCGGCGCTGAAGAAGGCGGCGAAGAAGCCTCGGGGGAAGGCCGCCGCGAAGACGTCCGAAAGTCAGGCGCGGACAGACGCCGCGAGTTTGTCCTCGAAGCAGGACGAGACTGCCGCGACAAGTGCGCGTGCCATGGCGGCGAGCAGCAATGCCGCCTCCCCTGCGAAGCGCCACACAGCGGCAACCGGGAGCGCACAGCCCATCGCAGTGAAGCCTCGCGTCAAGGGCGCGGCCTCGAAACAGGTCACTCCGGCGAAGCCTCGCGCCAGCAAGCAGGCCCCTTCAGCCAAGCCTCGCACCACGGCCCCAGCCAGCAAGGAGGACCCGCTAGCGAAGCCTTACGCCAAGGCTGCTCCCAGCAAGCAGACCGCGCCAACGAAGCCTCGCGCCAAGGCTGCTCCCAGCAAGCAGACCGCGCCAACGAAGCCTCGCGCCAAGGCTGCTCCCAGCAAGCAGACCGCGCCAACGAAGCCTCGCACCAAGGATGTTCCCAGCAAGCAAGCCGCGCCGGCCAAGCCCCGCGCCAAGGCCGCGCCCAGGAAGCAAGCCGCGCCAGCGAAGCCCCGCGCCAAGCGGGCCACCCGCGTCAGGCCGTCTTGA
- a CDS encoding YqaA family protein, translating to MPDPSVLATWGLPGLFLIAMLAGSVVPVPSEALLAALVYGGTPPVTAIVVATTGNVLGALSLYVLGRWVAIGGGGPLGRWYARRRMKEGPRMQRIEAWTRRWGAPALVMSWLPVVGDAFVIAGGMLGVRPLPFVFFVTLGKGLRYLAVALSAAAAL from the coding sequence ATGCCCGACCCATCCGTACTCGCCACCTGGGGGCTCCCGGGGCTCTTCCTCATCGCGATGCTCGCGGGCTCGGTGGTGCCGGTGCCTTCGGAGGCGCTGCTCGCCGCGCTTGTCTACGGAGGGACGCCGCCGGTGACGGCCATCGTGGTGGCGACCACGGGCAACGTGCTGGGGGCCCTGTCGCTCTACGTGCTGGGGCGGTGGGTGGCCATTGGCGGTGGTGGACCGCTGGGGCGCTGGTACGCGCGGCGGCGCATGAAGGAAGGCCCTCGCATGCAGCGCATCGAGGCGTGGACGCGAAGGTGGGGCGCTCCAGCGCTGGTGATGTCGTGGCTGCCCGTGGTGGGGGACGCCTTCGTCATCGCCGGAGGCATGCTGGGCGTGCGCCCGCTGCCTTTCGTCTTCTTTGTCACGCTGGGTAAAGGCTTGCGTTACCTCGCCGTGGCGCTGTCAGCCGCCGCGGCGCTGTAG
- the epsC gene encoding serine O-acetyltransferase EpsC: MDDSNARLVAALLEARQRHCFPADVRRAAPEFVGQVLGLLFPHFADRLECTAAAVRRDVTTVEASLHRIRDALAPLYPGIERDLPARFMERLPGLYDWLRQDADAIFEADPAARTVDEVILTYPGFYAIAIYRVANALHALGFPLLPRLLTEYAHQRTGVDIHPGATIGRRFVIDHGTGVVIGETTLIGDNVKLYQGVTLGALVVEKGLTDKKRHPTIEDDVVVYANATILGGETVVGRGSIIAGNAWLTQSIPSQSVVTRRSEVRQRGADGSLDALEFHI; encoded by the coding sequence ATGGACGACTCCAACGCCAGGCTGGTCGCGGCCCTGCTGGAAGCCCGGCAGCGCCACTGCTTCCCTGCCGACGTCAGGCGCGCCGCCCCCGAGTTCGTGGGGCAGGTCCTGGGCCTGCTCTTCCCTCACTTCGCGGACCGGCTGGAATGTACCGCCGCCGCCGTCCGCCGGGACGTCACCACCGTCGAGGCCAGCCTCCACCGCATCCGCGATGCCCTGGCCCCGCTCTACCCCGGCATCGAACGAGACCTCCCTGCCCGCTTCATGGAGCGCCTGCCCGGCCTCTATGACTGGCTGCGTCAGGACGCGGACGCCATTTTCGAGGCGGACCCGGCCGCTCGCACGGTGGACGAGGTCATCCTCACGTACCCGGGCTTCTACGCCATCGCCATCTACCGGGTGGCCAACGCGCTGCACGCGCTGGGCTTCCCGCTGCTGCCCCGCCTGCTCACCGAGTACGCGCATCAGCGGACCGGCGTGGACATCCACCCGGGGGCCACCATTGGCCGGCGATTCGTCATCGACCACGGCACGGGTGTCGTCATCGGCGAGACGACGCTCATTGGCGACAACGTCAAGCTGTACCAGGGCGTCACCCTGGGCGCGCTGGTGGTGGAGAAGGGGCTGACGGACAAGAAGCGTCACCCCACCATCGAGGACGACGTGGTGGTGTACGCGAACGCCACCATCCTCGGCGGCGAAACCGTGGTGGGCCGCGGCAGCATCATCGCCGGCAACGCCTGGCTCACGCAGAGCATCCCTTCTCAATCCGTGGTGACCCGCCGCAGCGAAGTGCGTCAGCGCGGCGCGGACGGTTCGCTGGACGCACTCGAGTTTCACATCTGA
- a CDS encoding serine/threonine-protein kinase, with protein sequence MHSTDDEDGVAYLGGATQEAPEPRVTPRPAVPRPLAPGPSLPHPTPPESVLRPVTPPPALSLAETLRPVTPMSPHGTLLQGIPVPAAPPSVMRGLVPGQSVAGRYRVERWLGAGGSSTVYEATDLQQDARVALKVLAVPHAEAALVARFRQEVEHARALEHVNILRVFDVGVDGERHFLTVELLDGADLRQRLLERRPTRAEALRWLTHAAVALEHAHGRGVLHRDVKPANLFVTRTGVLKLMDFGLAKSTHVMGTTAQGAVLGTPEYMAPEQVMGSPAVSPATDLYALGVVAYELFTGQIPFRHADPVPLMFLHVQERPAPPRTLRPDLPEPFERVVLKLLEKRPEDRYRGAAELRSALAKLWPLALTEVAPASPPGVRSPSAPGGRS encoded by the coding sequence TTGCACTCGACCGACGATGAAGACGGCGTGGCGTACCTGGGGGGCGCCACGCAGGAGGCGCCCGAGCCTCGGGTGACGCCGCGCCCGGCAGTCCCGAGGCCCCTGGCCCCCGGCCCCAGCCTCCCCCACCCCACGCCGCCGGAGTCCGTGCTCCGGCCCGTCACGCCGCCGCCCGCCCTCTCGCTGGCGGAGACGCTGCGGCCCGTGACGCCCATGTCGCCCCACGGCACGTTGCTCCAGGGCATCCCCGTGCCCGCGGCGCCGCCCAGCGTCATGCGCGGGCTGGTGCCCGGCCAGTCGGTGGCGGGGCGCTACCGCGTGGAGCGTTGGCTCGGCGCCGGGGGCAGCTCCACCGTCTATGAAGCGACAGACCTCCAGCAGGACGCGCGCGTGGCCCTCAAGGTCCTCGCGGTGCCCCACGCGGAGGCCGCGCTGGTGGCGCGCTTCCGCCAGGAGGTGGAGCACGCCCGGGCCCTGGAGCACGTCAACATCCTGCGCGTCTTCGACGTGGGCGTGGATGGCGAGCGGCACTTCCTCACCGTGGAGCTGCTGGACGGCGCCGACCTGCGGCAGCGGCTGCTGGAGCGCCGACCCACGCGGGCCGAGGCCCTGCGCTGGCTCACCCACGCCGCCGTCGCCCTGGAGCACGCACACGGCCGCGGGGTGCTTCACCGCGACGTGAAGCCCGCGAACCTCTTCGTCACCCGCACCGGGGTGCTGAAGCTGATGGACTTCGGGCTCGCCAAGAGCACCCACGTCATGGGGACGACGGCCCAGGGCGCGGTGCTCGGCACGCCGGAGTACATGGCCCCGGAGCAGGTCATGGGGAGCCCGGCGGTGTCACCCGCCACAGACCTGTACGCGCTGGGGGTGGTGGCCTACGAGCTGTTCACCGGACAGATTCCCTTCCGCCATGCCGACCCGGTGCCGCTGATGTTCCTGCACGTGCAGGAGCGACCGGCGCCACCGCGCACGCTCCGGCCGGACCTGCCCGAGCCCTTCGAGCGCGTCGTGCTGAAGCTGCTCGAGAAGCGCCCCGAGGACCGCTACCGGGGCGCCGCCGAGCTGCGCTCCGCCCTGGCGAAGCTGTGGCCCCTGGCGCTGACGGAGGTCGCCCCCGCATCGCCGCCCGGGGTCCGGAGCCCCAGCGCTCCCGGTGGGCGGAGCTGA
- a CDS encoding LysR family transcriptional regulator, which yields MTSEQLRAFLEVARAGRLATAAKGLGLSQSGLSRQLQSLEAALGTRLLIRTPSGAVLTDAGERFLPHAQRAVDALTAGTSELERLSGTPHGVVALGTLHTVGAYLLPDIIPAFAQRYPEVRPRLSEGLAPALEEAVARGALDLAIVSLPVRRADLVTQKLWEESLVLAVPQGHRLTRLGKAVSLDEAVEEPWVVIPGMSGTRALEAACEARGVTPRVAVETDNAEAMRRMVERGLGVAMVPQLMARDHHAQGFDVVPLARGGMKRQVALLHRGEGYLTAAARALKSFIVESVRAMPEPWGARKASPGARVR from the coding sequence ATGACCTCCGAACAGCTCAGAGCCTTTCTCGAAGTCGCCCGAGCAGGACGCCTCGCCACCGCCGCGAAAGGACTGGGACTGTCCCAGTCCGGACTGTCGCGGCAGCTCCAATCCTTGGAGGCCGCGCTGGGAACACGCCTGCTCATCCGCACACCGAGCGGCGCGGTGCTGACGGACGCGGGCGAGCGATTCCTTCCCCATGCGCAGCGCGCCGTGGATGCGCTGACGGCGGGGACCTCGGAGCTGGAGCGGCTGTCGGGCACGCCGCACGGCGTGGTGGCGCTCGGCACGCTGCACACCGTGGGGGCGTACCTGCTCCCTGACATCATCCCGGCCTTCGCCCAACGATATCCGGAGGTCCGGCCGAGGCTGAGCGAGGGCCTGGCGCCGGCGTTGGAGGAAGCCGTGGCGCGCGGCGCGCTGGACCTCGCCATCGTGTCGCTGCCGGTGCGGCGCGCGGACCTGGTGACGCAGAAGCTGTGGGAGGAATCCCTGGTCCTCGCCGTACCCCAGGGCCACCGGCTGACCCGGCTGGGCAAGGCGGTGAGCTTGGACGAAGCCGTGGAGGAGCCCTGGGTCGTCATTCCCGGCATGAGCGGCACCCGGGCCTTGGAGGCCGCCTGCGAGGCGCGCGGCGTGACGCCTCGGGTGGCGGTGGAGACGGACAACGCGGAGGCCATGCGCCGCATGGTGGAGCGCGGCCTGGGCGTGGCGATGGTTCCTCAGTTGATGGCCAGGGACCATCACGCGCAGGGCTTCGACGTGGTGCCGCTGGCGCGAGGTGGCATGAAGCGACAGGTGGCCCTGCTCCACCGGGGCGAGGGCTACCTCACGGCCGCGGCGCGGGCCCTCAAGTCCTTCATCGTGGAGAGCGTGCGCGCCATGCCCGAGCCCTGGGGTGCACGGAAGGCTTCCCCTGGCGCTCGGGTGCGCTAG
- a CDS encoding MBL fold hydrolase: MSSTVAPVPSPSQGSDLRLVPVEIAPETFWVGKREPGNIFYANPYLLRFRGTDKKTQRPTEFNLLVDPGSSSDFSTIHTKVTSLIGGMERLSAMFINHQDPDVGSSASIISARYAPRAGLLCSEDTWRLIVHQNLPRHRFIPTEKFAQGLSVPTGHRLLPVPSPFCHFRGAVMLYDPQTRVLFTGDLFGGLTDSNAKGLWADESDWAGIRAFHQIYMPVNAALQRTVAAIRKLEPGVDIIAPQHGRLIRGALVQQFLERMEKLQVGLDIMDEAQDRTHLQAWSSVLDRVLSLARGYLGDSVEAKLATSRELSDTAQYDGTRLVVTRMGKWTVEHVVDLLCHGEPPEIAGPIIVEATSAAAEYNLPTPHLDIEGVGARSHISLLDP, encoded by the coding sequence ATGAGCAGCACCGTTGCCCCAGTCCCGAGCCCCAGCCAGGGCTCCGACCTCCGCCTCGTGCCGGTGGAGATTGCCCCCGAGACCTTCTGGGTGGGCAAGCGCGAGCCCGGCAACATCTTCTACGCCAACCCCTACCTGCTGCGCTTCCGCGGCACGGACAAGAAGACGCAGCGGCCCACGGAGTTCAATCTGCTCGTCGACCCTGGCTCGAGCAGCGACTTCTCCACCATCCACACCAAGGTGACGTCGCTCATTGGTGGCATGGAGCGGCTGTCCGCCATGTTCATCAACCACCAGGACCCGGACGTGGGCTCGTCGGCGAGCATCATCTCCGCGCGCTACGCGCCCCGGGCGGGCCTGCTCTGTTCGGAGGACACCTGGCGGCTCATCGTCCACCAGAACCTGCCGCGCCACCGCTTCATCCCCACGGAGAAGTTCGCGCAGGGGCTCAGCGTGCCCACGGGCCACCGGCTGCTTCCGGTGCCCTCGCCCTTCTGCCACTTCCGCGGCGCGGTGATGCTGTACGACCCGCAGACGCGGGTGCTCTTCACCGGCGATTTGTTCGGGGGCCTCACGGACTCCAACGCCAAGGGCCTGTGGGCGGACGAGTCCGACTGGGCTGGCATCCGCGCGTTCCACCAAATCTACATGCCGGTGAACGCGGCGCTGCAGCGCACGGTGGCGGCCATCCGCAAGCTGGAGCCCGGGGTGGACATCATCGCGCCGCAGCATGGCCGCCTCATCCGGGGCGCGCTGGTGCAGCAGTTCCTGGAGCGCATGGAGAAGCTCCAGGTGGGCCTGGACATCATGGACGAGGCCCAGGACCGCACGCACCTCCAGGCCTGGAGCTCCGTGCTGGACAGGGTGTTGTCGCTGGCGCGGGGCTACCTGGGTGACTCGGTGGAGGCCAAGCTGGCGACGAGCCGCGAGCTGTCGGACACGGCGCAGTACGACGGCACCCGGCTCGTCGTGACGCGGATGGGGAAATGGACGGTGGAGCACGTGGTGGACCTGCTGTGCCACGGCGAGCCGCCGGAGATTGCCGGCCCCATCATCGTCGAGGCCACCAGCGCCGCGGCCGAGTACAACCTGCCCACGCCGCATCTGGACATCGAAGGCGTGGGGGCACGGTCCCACATCTCGCTGCTGGACCCCTGA